GAATTGGACTTGTCCGAACTGCTCCGGATTAAGTCGCAGATTCTCGCGGCGCAACATGACCGTGAATCAGCCCTGAGCTGCCTGACCGAAGCGATCGACGTCGCGCGCGCCCAATCTGCGCTCGCCTGGGAGCTGAGGTCGACAATGGCCTTGGCCCGCTTGCTCGCCGAAGACGGCCAGCGCGATCAGGCCCAGCACACGCTGGCACTCGTCTACGACCGCTTTACGGAGGGGTTCGAAACCATGGATCTCAAGTTGGCGCGCGCGCTGCTTGAGGATTTGCGACAACCACTTTAGCCGCTCCACGGCGCGCCGGTAGCTACGATAGCATTTACACCGACTGGTGATTTGGCGAAACGGGGAAATCCTCCGCGACTCTTACACTTTCTTACACAATCAAACGCGCCAAGGCGTCGGCCTTCGGGCATGTTCGTTGTGCGCAATTGTTTGGCATCTTTCGAACCGGCACCATCATGAAATCCCTTGCTCCGCCGAACGCTCCGGTCGCTCTCCCGCCCCTGGTGGCCGCCTATGTTGAAGCAACCAACAGCTTCGATCTCGAACGATTACTGGACACTTTCGCCGAGGACGCTCTCGTCAATGACCAGTTACGGGACTACTGGGGAAAGCCAGCCATCAGAGAGTGGGCGAAGCGCGATATCATCGGTGAA
This window of the Candidatus Binataceae bacterium genome carries:
- a CDS encoding nuclear transport factor 2 family protein → MKSLAPPNAPVALPPLVAAYVEATNSFDLERLLDTFAEDALVNDQLRDYWGKPAIREWAKRDIIGERLTMKVTNAIIHYGNFIVTANVDGNYDKRGLPDPLVLAFYLTANSDLIVQLIILRNRSGI